From the genome of Scytonema hofmannii PCC 7110, one region includes:
- a CDS encoding PAS domain S-box protein, which translates to MYTEQKVNILLVDDRPENLLALVATLETLEQNLVTATSGEEALKYILQMDFAVILLDVHMPGLNGFETAEIIRTRQRNQNTPIIFLTAYSRSENFIFQGYSVGAVDYMLKPIVPEILISKVVVFIELFKKTAEIKQQAERLADSNKFLQKQIKEHQQTEKLLRKREGEFAAIFRAIPDVIIFVNKDGLITIANPAVSTVFGYEPEELIGKKYQFLCHKSEEEISCCKIQCFQRKFQNNIENYYRKNGEKFIGETINTFVDDSEGNIIGFLHIIRDITERKQAEEKIANLYHQNQLILQSAGEGIYGINRDGKTIFINPAASKMLGYQVEELIEQPIDIILNHTKYNNKSPIYQSLKNGTVQNVTKEEFLRKDGSSFPVEYVSTPIIENDETAGAVITFKDITERNMIERMKDEFISVVSHEIRTPLTSIQGSLSLLLSGKLNVQSDKGKRVIQIAADGSERLISLVNDILDLERLTSGAINWVKQRCHAGQLMLKATEMMQTMANNAGITLSVFPQNIELDAAGERIIQVLTNLLSNAIKFSEKGSIVELTVESYPIATSSHCNYVLFKVKDQGRGIPANKLECIFERFQQVDASDSRAKGGTGLGLAICRNIIREHNGKIWVESTEGKGSIFYFTVPGLKAEDKKDDN; encoded by the coding sequence ATGTATACCGAACAGAAAGTCAACATTCTTCTTGTTGACGATCGCCCAGAAAATCTACTAGCTCTCGTGGCAACACTAGAGACTTTAGAACAGAATTTAGTCACAGCCACATCGGGAGAAGAAGCATTGAAGTACATTCTCCAAATGGATTTTGCTGTTATCCTACTTGATGTCCATATGCCCGGTCTCAACGGATTTGAAACAGCAGAAATTATTAGAACCCGTCAAAGAAACCAAAATACCCCTATTATTTTTTTAACGGCTTATAGTAGAAGCGAAAACTTCATTTTTCAAGGTTATTCAGTTGGGGCAGTAGATTATATGCTCAAACCAATTGTACCAGAAATATTAATATCCAAGGTAGTCGTTTTTATTGAATTGTTTAAGAAAACGGCTGAGATCAAACAACAAGCAGAAAGACTTGCAGATAGTAACAAATTTCTGCAAAAACAAATTAAAGAACATCAGCAGACTGAGAAATTGCTGCGGAAAAGAGAGGGAGAATTTGCAGCTATCTTTCGAGCCATACCAGATGTCATTATTTTCGTTAATAAGGATGGGCTGATTACTATAGCAAACCCTGCAGTCAGCACTGTATTTGGTTATGAACCCGAAGAACTTATTGGTAAAAAATATCAATTTTTATGTCACAAATCAGAAGAAGAAATTTCATGTTGTAAAATTCAATGTTTTCAAAGAAAATTTCAAAACAATATAGAAAATTATTATCGAAAAAATGGTGAAAAATTCATTGGAGAAACAATTAATACTTTTGTCGATGATAGCGAAGGAAATATTATAGGTTTTTTACATATTATTCGTGATATTACAGAACGCAAACAAGCAGAAGAGAAAATAGCCAACCTTTACCATCAAAATCAACTCATTTTGCAATCAGCGGGTGAAGGAATTTATGGAATAAATCGAGATGGGAAAACAATATTTATTAATCCAGCCGCATCAAAAATGCTCGGCTATCAAGTGGAAGAACTTATCGAACAACCAATAGACATAATTCTAAATCATACAAAATATAATAACAAAAGTCCCATTTACCAATCATTGAAAAATGGGACAGTTCAAAATGTAACAAAGGAAGAGTTTTTACGAAAAGATGGCTCTAGTTTTCCCGTTGAATATGTCAGCACACCCATTATTGAAAATGACGAAACTGCTGGAGCCGTGATTACCTTTAAAGACATTACTGAAAGAAATATGATAGAACGAATGAAAGACGAATTTATTTCCGTTGTCAGTCACGAAATTCGCACACCTTTAACCTCAATTCAAGGTTCTTTAAGTTTGCTATTAAGTGGTAAGCTGAATGTTCAGTCTGACAAAGGTAAGCGAGTCATTCAAATTGCGGCAGATGGCTCGGAGCGTTTGATAAGCTTGGTGAATGATATTCTCGATTTAGAGCGTTTGACATCAGGCGCAATCAATTGGGTTAAACAGCGCTGTCATGCAGGTCAGTTAATGCTCAAAGCCACAGAAATGATGCAAACAATGGCAAATAATGCTGGCATCACTCTATCAGTTTTTCCTCAAAATATTGAACTAGATGCGGCTGGCGAGCGTATTATTCAAGTGCTTACAAACCTACTGAGTAATGCCATCAAATTTTCAGAGAAAGGTTCAATCGTTGAGTTGACTGTAGAATCCTATCCGATTGCCACATCAAGTCATTGTAATTATGTATTATTCAAAGTTAAAGACCAAGGAAGGGGCATTCCTGCTAACAAATTAGAATGTATTTTTGAGCGATTTCAGCAAGTTGATGCTTCCGACTCTCGTGCAAAAGGAGGAACGGGTTTGGGGCTAGCGATTTGTCGCAATATTATACGCGAACACAACGGCAAGATTTGGGTTGAAAGCACTGAAGGAAAAGGCAGTATTTTTTACTTTACAGTACCTGGGCTAAAAGCAGAGGATAAAAAAGATGACAACTAA
- a CDS encoding response regulator — protein sequence MTTKTILVIDDEEGVRELVQVCLETIGGWDVFTAPRGKEGLAIAETKQPDAILLDVMMPDMDGPTTLKKLQANELTNHIPTIFLTAKAMISEQQQFRNLGVAGIITKPFDALDLIERIREILLWE from the coding sequence ATGACAACTAAGACAATTTTGGTAATTGATGACGAAGAAGGTGTGCGAGAACTCGTTCAAGTCTGTTTAGAAACTATAGGAGGTTGGGATGTTTTCACAGCCCCTCGCGGTAAAGAAGGATTAGCGATAGCTGAAACTAAACAACCTGATGCAATTCTTTTAGATGTGATGATGCCTGATATGGATGGTCCTACAACTTTAAAAAAATTACAGGCAAACGAGTTAACAAACCACATTCCAACTATTTTTCTAACAGCAAAAGCCATGATTAGCGAACAACAGCAGTTCCGCAACTTGGGTGTAGCTGGAATCATTACTAAGCCCTTCGATGCTCTTGATTTAATCGAGCGGATTCGAGAGATTCTTTTGTGGGAATAG
- a CDS encoding type II toxin-antitoxin system VapC family toxin, protein MKRAVLLDSHPLSEVTHPKGDPRVKQWLHSLQESGIVIRVPEIVDYELRRELIRGKKQKSIERLDKLSQFLIPLTNETMRQAAELWAELRNQGKPTASKDSLDIDVILASQAILQLPNFDEVTIITTNVKHISCFVKPRLIVVDWAQTLNGIVS, encoded by the coding sequence ATGAAAAGAGCCGTACTACTGGATTCGCACCCACTAAGCGAAGTAACACACCCAAAAGGAGATCCGAGAGTTAAACAATGGTTACATTCCTTGCAAGAATCTGGCATTGTTATACGAGTACCAGAAATAGTTGACTACGAACTTAGGCGTGAACTGATTAGGGGAAAGAAACAGAAAAGTATTGAGCGTCTTGATAAGCTTAGTCAATTCCTTATTCCGTTGACTAATGAAACGATGCGACAGGCAGCTGAACTATGGGCAGAACTACGAAACCAAGGGAAACCAACAGCAAGTAAAGATAGTTTGGATATAGATGTAATTCTTGCGTCTCAAGCTATTCTTCAATTGCCGAATTTCGATGAAGTCACCATTATAACAACCAACGTTAAGCACATATCATGTTTTGTGAAACCAAGGTTGATTGTAGTAGATTGGGCGCAAACTTTAAACGGTATCGTGTCTTAA
- the ychF gene encoding redox-regulated ATPase YchF: MLRAGIVGLPNVGKSTLFNAVVANAKAEAANFPFCTIEPNVGVVAVPDERLDVLSKISSSKQIVPARVEFVDIAGLVKGASQGEGLGNQFLSHIREVDAIVHVVRCFENDDIIHVAGSVDPVRDIEIISLELGLADLAQVERRIERTRKQARSSKEGQIELALLEKIAAALNEGKSARQVSLTEEEAEIVKPLELLTAKPIIYAANVSEDDLATGNEYVERVRQVAAQENAQVVVVSAQVESELVELPEEERAEFLSSLGVEEGGLKSLIRATYTLLGLRTYFTTGEKETRAWTITAGMSAPQAAGVIHSDFERGFIRAETVAYNDLVASNSMSGAKEKGLVRSEGKEYIVQEGDVLLFRFNV, translated from the coding sequence ATGCTACGAGCCGGAATTGTCGGACTCCCTAACGTTGGAAAATCGACTTTATTTAATGCCGTGGTTGCTAATGCTAAAGCAGAAGCAGCCAATTTTCCCTTTTGTACCATTGAACCGAATGTCGGCGTTGTTGCTGTACCAGATGAACGGTTAGATGTTTTATCAAAAATTTCCTCCTCAAAACAAATCGTTCCGGCGCGTGTAGAGTTTGTCGATATTGCCGGTTTGGTTAAAGGTGCTAGCCAGGGCGAGGGGCTGGGTAACCAATTTTTGTCTCACATTCGAGAAGTGGATGCGATCGTTCACGTGGTACGTTGTTTTGAGAATGACGACATTATCCACGTTGCTGGTTCAGTCGATCCAGTACGGGACATTGAAATTATCAGTCTGGAACTTGGGTTAGCTGATTTAGCTCAAGTTGAGCGGCGGATAGAACGCACCCGCAAACAAGCCCGATCTAGCAAAGAAGGACAAATTGAATTAGCATTGTTGGAAAAAATAGCCGCTGCATTAAATGAAGGGAAATCAGCGCGACAGGTGAGTTTAACTGAAGAAGAAGCTGAAATAGTTAAACCACTGGAATTACTGACTGCAAAACCCATTATTTATGCTGCTAACGTGTCGGAAGATGACCTTGCCACAGGTAATGAATATGTAGAAAGAGTGCGGCAAGTTGCAGCCCAAGAAAATGCACAAGTTGTGGTTGTTTCTGCTCAGGTGGAATCAGAGTTGGTTGAGTTACCAGAAGAAGAAAGAGCGGAATTTTTGTCATCTTTAGGAGTAGAAGAAGGTGGTTTAAAATCGTTAATTCGTGCTACCTATACTCTGTTAGGTTTGCGGACTTATTTCACGACTGGGGAAAAAGAAACTCGTGCTTGGACTATTACAGCCGGGATGTCAGCACCGCAAGCCGCAGGTGTCATTCACAGTGATTTTGAACGCGGATTTATTCGTGCAGAAACAGTTGCTTATAATGATTTGGTGGCATCTAATTCGATGAGTGGTGCGAAGGAGAAAGGTTTAGTTCGCAGTGAAGGAAAAGAGTACATCGTTCAAGAAGGCGATGTTCTGTTGTTCCGTTTTAACGTATAA
- a CDS encoding aminotransferase class I/II-fold pyridoxal phosphate-dependent enzyme, whose translation MLDQNQTPLLDTLKACAERPHAPFYTPGHKRGQGISPSLTHVFGQSVFRADLPELAELDNLFSPSGVIHQAQQLAAEAFGASQTWFLVNGSTCGIEAAILATCGAGDKIILPRNVHSSAIAGLILSGAIPIFVYPEYDAVLDIAHSITPNAVQTALEQHPDAKAVFMVYPTYYGVCGDVRAIASLAHQHNIPLLVDEAHGAHFAFHPQLPTPALAAGADLTVQSIHKVLGAMTQASMLHIQGNRIDPDRVSKALQLVQSTSPSYILLASLDAARQQMALHGKQLMSHTLELAENARSRISQIPGLSVLEISTNPPLQGANALDKTRLTVTVSDLGLTGFEAEEILNDKLGVTAEFSSLQHLTFIISLGNTQEDIEKLVQAFTTLARKRGSREWGVGSGDRSFSVSSEWKYFDNSLCLSPREAFFAATETLPLEETTERICAEIVCPYPPGIPVLMPGEIITKSALDYLQYIQLTGGFISGCADSSFHKLKVVKIIYSNPI comes from the coding sequence ATGCTCGATCAAAATCAAACACCCCTGCTAGACACTTTAAAAGCTTGTGCAGAACGTCCTCATGCTCCCTTTTACACGCCAGGACACAAGCGGGGACAAGGAATTTCTCCATCATTGACTCATGTTTTCGGTCAATCTGTCTTTCGTGCTGATTTGCCAGAACTCGCAGAACTCGATAATCTTTTTTCACCCAGTGGTGTTATCCATCAAGCACAACAACTGGCTGCAGAAGCATTTGGTGCTTCACAAACTTGGTTTCTGGTGAATGGCTCTACTTGCGGTATTGAAGCAGCAATTTTGGCTACCTGTGGAGCCGGAGATAAAATTATATTACCTCGCAACGTTCATTCTTCTGCGATCGCAGGCTTAATTCTCTCTGGTGCAATCCCCATTTTCGTTTATCCAGAATACGACGCCGTTTTAGATATTGCCCACAGCATCACCCCCAACGCCGTACAAACAGCACTAGAACAGCATCCAGACGCTAAGGCGGTGTTTATGGTATACCCCACATACTACGGTGTTTGTGGAGATGTGAGAGCGATCGCATCCCTTGCCCATCAACATAACATTCCCCTACTTGTAGATGAAGCCCATGGCGCACACTTTGCCTTTCATCCCCAACTTCCCACACCAGCCCTAGCAGCTGGTGCAGATTTAACAGTGCAATCCATACATAAAGTCCTCGGTGCAATGACACAAGCATCCATGCTGCACATTCAGGGTAACAGGATAGATCCTGACCGAGTGAGCAAAGCTTTGCAACTCGTGCAGTCCACCAGCCCCAGTTATATACTGTTAGCCTCTCTTGATGCAGCACGTCAACAAATGGCACTGCATGGCAAACAGTTAATGTCCCATACATTAGAACTAGCAGAAAATGCCAGAAGCCGTATCAGTCAAATTCCTGGATTGTCAGTTTTAGAAATTTCTACCAACCCTCCTCTTCAAGGAGCGAACGCCTTAGACAAAACACGCTTAACCGTCACCGTTTCTGATTTAGGTTTAACTGGCTTTGAAGCAGAAGAAATTCTTAATGACAAGTTAGGGGTTACTGCTGAATTTTCCTCCCTGCAACATCTGACATTTATTATTAGTTTGGGAAACACCCAAGAAGATATAGAGAAATTAGTGCAAGCCTTCACAACCCTTGCTAGAAAAAGAGGGAGTAGGGAGTGGGGAGTAGGGAGTGGCGATCGGAGTTTTTCTGTGTCATCTGAATGGAAATACTTTGATAACTCTTTGTGTCTTTCACCCCGTGAAGCTTTCTTTGCAGCAACAGAAACTTTACCATTAGAAGAAACAACAGAACGCATTTGTGCCGAAATTGTTTGTCCTTATCCTCCAGGAATTCCCGTTCTCATGCCAGGAGAAATTATTACCAAATCAGCTTTAGATTATCTTCAATACATTCAACTCACAGGCGGTTTTATTAGTGGGTGTGCAGATAGCAGTTTCCACAAATTGAAGGTAGTTAAAATTATATATAGCAATCCGATTTGA
- a CDS encoding response regulator, producing the protein MFFPSFRIDNIQPKRRVIALEANQPRYRILVVDDRWENRQLMMQLLSPLGFEVEQASHGLEAIALWEHK; encoded by the coding sequence ATGTTTTTTCCAAGCTTTCGGATTGATAACATACAACCAAAGCGTCGCGTTATTGCCTTAGAAGCCAACCAACCGCGCTATCGAATTCTGGTAGTAGACGATCGCTGGGAAAATCGCCAACTGATGATGCAACTACTGTCACCTTTAGGTTTTGAGGTAGAACAGGCGAGTCATGGGTTGGAAGCGATCGCTCTTTGGGAACACAAGTAA
- a CDS encoding DUF4351 domain-containing protein, translating into MTSERKRADNDSPWKEILEAYFPQAMQFFFPQTAALIDWTRPYEFLDKEFQQIARDAEVGRRYADKLVKVWQLQGEEMWLLIHVEVQASPEDDFAQRMFSYNLRIFDRFGKPAISLAILCDADPEWRPNRYSFRYPNTRLKFEFGIVKLLDYQNRWAELEASDNPFATVVMAHLKMQQTTKKPQERKSWKFSLIRRLYDLGWQEKKIRNLYRFIDWIMILPDGLEAEFWQEFKQFEQERRMSYITTGERIGYERGKSEGKIEGELEGEQKLILRQLRRRVGELPQALIDSVQTLSVTQLESLGEALLDFTAMEDLLDWLDANRTA; encoded by the coding sequence ATGACCTCTGAAAGAAAAAGAGCTGATAATGATTCACCATGGAAAGAAATTTTAGAAGCCTACTTTCCGCAAGCAATGCAATTTTTCTTCCCGCAAACAGCCGCATTAATTGACTGGACGCGCCCTTACGAATTTTTAGACAAGGAATTTCAGCAAATTGCACGCGACGCCGAAGTTGGTAGACGATATGCAGATAAGTTGGTGAAAGTCTGGCAACTGCAAGGAGAGGAAATGTGGTTGTTGATACACGTAGAAGTTCAAGCTAGCCCGGAAGATGACTTTGCACAAAGAATGTTTTCCTACAACTTGCGGATCTTCGACCGCTTCGGCAAACCTGCTATCAGTTTAGCCATTTTGTGCGATGCCGACCCCGAATGGCGACCAAATCGGTATAGTTTTCGCTACCCTAACACTCGGCTGAAATTTGAATTTGGTATTGTCAAGCTTCTGGATTACCAAAACCGTTGGGCAGAGTTAGAAGCGAGTGACAATCCATTTGCCACAGTGGTGATGGCACACTTAAAAATGCAACAAACAACGAAAAAGCCCCAGGAAAGGAAAAGTTGGAAATTTAGCTTGATAAGACGGTTGTATGACTTGGGATGGCAAGAGAAAAAGATTCGGAACCTCTACAGATTTATTGATTGGATTATGATATTACCAGATGGATTAGAAGCAGAGTTTTGGCAGGAATTTAAGCAATTTGAGCAGGAGCGTCGGATGAGTTACATTACCACAGGTGAGCGCATTGGCTACGAGCGCGGAAAGAGCGAAGGCAAGATTGAAGGAGAGCTTGAAGGCGAACAAAAGCTTATTCTACGGCAACTACGAAGACGAGTAGGGGAATTACCACAAGCACTCATCGACAGCGTTCAAACCCTTTCAGTTACACAATTAGAATCACTAGGCGAAGCTTTGTTAGATTTTACAGCCATGGAAGACTTGCTCGACTGGTTAGACGCCAATCGCACAGCATAA
- a CDS encoding SDR family NAD(P)-dependent oxidoreductase, with the protein MNIQGKTVLITGASRGIGRAIAIEFAKQGVKCLLLVARDVTRLAEVASEIEMLGVKAYAMALDLSQVVEVNVAIAQAWRNYGPIDVLVNCAGVAHQTPFLNSRLLNVQAEISVNLVGMYTMTRLVARRMAVQRSGTIVNVSSLMGKVAAPTMATYSATKFAILGFTQALRGELAPYNIRVAALLPSLTDTDMVRDLEWFRWVIPMTPQQVAQALVRGLQRDSPEILVGWQSHIAVWCDRLAPWLLEKVLQMASPLSPEKQLRYQRWRNAR; encoded by the coding sequence ATGAATATTCAAGGCAAAACAGTTCTGATTACTGGAGCTTCACGAGGCATTGGGCGAGCGATCGCGATTGAATTTGCAAAGCAAGGAGTCAAATGTCTGTTATTGGTGGCTAGAGATGTGACTCGATTGGCTGAAGTGGCTTCTGAAATAGAGATGCTTGGTGTGAAAGCATATGCTATGGCTTTAGATTTGTCTCAAGTGGTGGAAGTGAATGTTGCGATCGCTCAAGCTTGGCGGAATTACGGGCCTATTGACGTGCTTGTCAATTGTGCTGGAGTAGCCCATCAAACACCCTTCCTCAACTCTCGATTGTTAAACGTGCAAGCAGAAATATCTGTGAATCTAGTTGGTATGTATACCATGACTCGTCTAGTTGCCCGACGTATGGCTGTACAACGTTCGGGAACTATTGTTAATGTTTCTAGTTTGATGGGTAAAGTTGCTGCACCAACTATGGCAACCTATTCAGCGACAAAATTTGCAATTCTAGGCTTCACTCAAGCTTTGCGAGGTGAGCTAGCACCATACAATATTCGAGTTGCTGCGTTGTTACCTTCTTTAACTGACACCGATATGGTGAGAGATTTAGAGTGGTTTCGGTGGGTTATACCTATGACTCCCCAACAGGTAGCTCAAGCACTTGTTAGAGGGCTACAAAGAGATTCACCTGAAATCTTGGTGGGCTGGCAAAGTCATATTGCTGTGTGGTGCGATCGTCTTGCACCTTGGTTGCTGGAAAAGGTTTTACAAATGGCTTCTCCGCTTTCTCCAGAAAAACAACTGCGCTATCAGAGATGGAGGAATGCTAGGTAA
- the dhaK gene encoding dihydroxyacetone kinase subunit DhaK: MKKLINKPEDFVRESLEGMAAAHPDFIKVDYDPTVVYRVDAPVTGKVAIISGGGSGHEPMHAGFVGLGMLDAACPGEVFTSPTPDQMLAAAKKVDGGAGIVYIVKNYSGDIMNFEMATELARSEGIRVLNILIDDDVAVKDSLYTQGRRGVGTTVLAEKIVGAAAQQGYDLQKVVDLCRQVNLNGRSMGIALSSCTVPAKGTPTFELGDREIEMGIGIHGEPGRERRAFVSVDEITEMLALSIIEDTPYSRTVREWDEEKGEWVDVELIDPSFQNGDRILAFVNGMGGTPLSELYLVYRKLAEICKKKGLHIVRNLIGPYITSLEMQGCSITLLKIDDEMVRLWDAPVKTPSLRWGV, from the coding sequence ATGAAAAAACTTATTAATAAACCTGAAGATTTTGTCCGCGAAAGTTTAGAAGGAATGGCTGCAGCACATCCCGATTTCATCAAAGTTGACTATGACCCTACTGTTGTCTACAGAGTAGATGCACCCGTAACAGGAAAAGTCGCAATTATTTCTGGTGGAGGTAGCGGTCACGAACCAATGCACGCAGGGTTTGTCGGTTTGGGAATGTTAGATGCTGCTTGTCCTGGGGAGGTTTTTACTTCTCCTACCCCCGACCAAATGTTGGCAGCTGCTAAGAAAGTCGATGGAGGGGCTGGTATCGTTTATATCGTTAAAAACTACAGTGGCGATATCATGAATTTTGAGATGGCAACGGAATTAGCCCGCAGTGAAGGTATCCGAGTGCTCAATATTCTTATAGATGATGATGTCGCAGTTAAAGATAGCTTATATACTCAGGGACGCCGAGGCGTGGGGACAACTGTATTGGCAGAAAAAATTGTTGGTGCGGCAGCACAACAAGGATACGATCTACAGAAAGTTGTAGATTTGTGTCGCCAAGTGAATTTGAATGGTCGTAGTATGGGGATCGCACTGAGTTCTTGCACCGTTCCTGCTAAAGGGACACCGACTTTTGAACTGGGCGATCGCGAAATAGAAATGGGTATTGGCATCCATGGCGAACCGGGAAGAGAACGCAGAGCTTTTGTATCTGTGGATGAGATAACGGAAATGCTGGCGCTCTCTATTATTGAGGACACGCCTTACAGCCGTACAGTACGGGAATGGGATGAAGAGAAAGGTGAATGGGTAGATGTAGAACTCATCGATCCCAGTTTTCAAAACGGGGATCGCATTCTAGCGTTTGTGAACGGGATGGGTGGTACTCCCCTGAGCGAACTGTACCTTGTTTACCGCAAACTCGCGGAAATCTGCAAGAAAAAGGGATTGCATATTGTACGCAACCTGATTGGACCTTATATCACTTCTTTAGAGATGCAAGGTTGTTCTATTACCTTACTAAAGATAGATGATGAAATGGTTCGGTTATGGGACGCACCTGTAAAAACCCCAAGTTTGCGGTGGGGAGTTTGA
- the dhaL gene encoding dihydroxyacetone kinase subunit DhaL has product MVTKEQIFKWLQHFTNEIEKNKDYLTELDAAIGDADHGINMDRGFKKVMSQLPTVANKDIGSLLKTVSMTLISSVGGASGPLYGTLFLRASTAVAGKEELSEGDLLAMLQAGLDGVVQRGKAQLGDKTMLDVLSPSVAAFQNAIGEGKNSIQAMQEAVAAGERGMHDTTPMLAKKGRASYLGERSVGHQDPGATSSYLMLKSLLEVLQSCGA; this is encoded by the coding sequence ATGGTAACAAAAGAGCAGATTTTCAAGTGGTTGCAGCACTTTACTAACGAGATAGAAAAGAATAAGGATTATTTGACAGAATTAGATGCGGCAATTGGTGATGCCGACCATGGTATTAACATGGATCGTGGATTTAAAAAAGTGATGAGTCAGTTGCCCACTGTAGCAAATAAGGATATCGGTAGTCTTTTGAAGACCGTTAGCATGACTCTCATTTCGTCAGTTGGGGGTGCGAGTGGACCCCTTTATGGCACTCTCTTTTTAAGAGCAAGTACAGCTGTTGCTGGCAAAGAAGAACTGAGTGAGGGGGATTTGCTGGCAATGTTACAAGCGGGTTTAGATGGTGTTGTTCAAAGAGGTAAGGCGCAACTGGGAGACAAAACAATGCTGGATGTCCTCTCTCCATCTGTCGCTGCTTTTCAAAACGCTATAGGTGAGGGTAAGAATTCTATCCAAGCAATGCAGGAAGCTGTCGCCGCAGGTGAACGGGGAATGCACGACACAACTCCCATGCTGGCTAAAAAGGGACGGGCTAGTTATTTAGGAGAGCGAAGTGTGGGACATCAAGACCCAGGTGCTACTTCATCTTACTTAATGTTAAAGAGTTTATTAGAAGTGCTGCAAAGTTGTGGAGCATAA
- a CDS encoding phosphotransferase enzyme family protein → MTAKRDTDNLTAIAERFALKGRVMSVQAFGSGNINDTFLVTLDSQEEKHFVLQRINTQVFRQPELIMQNMRTFTEHIRNRLKRTPLNRRWEMPRVLVTKDVRDYWRDANGSFWRAISFIEGTQSFDTMQNVQQAEEIGYALGMFHNLISDLPPEKLADTLEGFHITPLYLQHYHQVLAKTNPQKSPEVQYCLQFVSDRQLWAEVLEKAKATGELPLRLIHGDPKINNVMFDTDTQQAASVIDLDTVKPGLVHYDIGDCLRSGCNPAGEETEKWESVYFDTDLCQGILQGYLSVAKEFLLEKDYIYIYDAIRLISFELGLRFFADYLAGNIYFKVKHSEHNLTRALVQFKLTESIETRETTIRKIIQDINEYFR, encoded by the coding sequence ATGACCGCAAAACGAGATACAGATAATTTAACTGCTATTGCCGAGCGATTCGCTTTGAAAGGAAGGGTGATGAGTGTTCAAGCGTTTGGCAGTGGTAATATCAATGATACATTTCTGGTAACTCTAGATTCTCAAGAGGAAAAGCACTTTGTCTTGCAACGCATCAACACGCAGGTGTTTCGTCAACCAGAACTGATTATGCAGAATATGCGTACTTTTACAGAGCATATTCGCAATCGCTTAAAACGTACCCCCCTCAATCGTCGTTGGGAAATGCCACGAGTACTGGTAACAAAAGATGTACGTGATTACTGGAGGGATGCCAACGGCTCATTTTGGCGGGCGATTAGCTTTATTGAAGGTACGCAGTCTTTTGATACCATGCAAAATGTGCAACAAGCAGAAGAAATCGGCTATGCCTTGGGTATGTTTCACAACCTCATCAGCGACTTGCCCCCTGAAAAACTTGCTGATACCCTAGAAGGGTTCCACATTACCCCCCTCTATCTTCAACACTATCACCAGGTTTTAGCAAAAACTAATCCTCAGAAATCACCGGAAGTTCAATATTGCTTGCAGTTTGTTAGCGATCGCCAACTTTGGGCAGAGGTTCTAGAAAAGGCTAAAGCGACAGGTGAGTTACCATTGCGTCTCATACACGGCGATCCCAAAATCAATAATGTGATGTTTGATACCGATACTCAACAAGCTGCCAGCGTGATTGACCTAGACACCGTTAAGCCCGGTCTCGTGCATTACGACATTGGAGACTGCTTGCGCTCTGGGTGCAATCCGGCTGGAGAAGAAACTGAGAAATGGGAAAGCGTTTATTTCGATACAGATTTATGTCAGGGAATTCTCCAAGGATATCTCTCTGTAGCCAAAGAATTTCTGCTTGAAAAAGATTATATCTATATATACGACGCAATTCGTCTCATTTCTTTTGAGTTAGGGTTAAGATTTTTTGCTGACTATTTAGCAGGAAATATTTACTTTAAAGTCAAGCATTCAGAACACAATCTAACTAGAGCACTTGTCCAATTTAAACTGACTGAGAGTATTGAAACTCGGGAAACAACGATTCGTAAAATCATTCAGGATATTAATGAGTATTTTCGTTAA